A single Prevotella sp. E15-22 DNA region contains:
- the nudC gene encoding NAD(+) diphosphatase: protein MKKYYFVFCKDDLMLQRQADGTYTIPFEEEPPIEVKPWTTILNITPLSDIEVKAYSIDTPITNHPTYEMCPLRQSYYKLPYPLYLKAGKCAELLYWDRNTKFCGMCGGHMHFHTDISKRCEVCGKEVWPQLATAVIVLIRKGKDEILLARGRNFRSDFYGLIAGFVETGETLEEAVQREVMEETGIKIKNIRYFDSQPWPYPSGLMVGFTADYESGDIHVQLEELQKAGWFHRTNLPKLPEKLSIARRLIDHWLDEDLS, encoded by the coding sequence ATGAAAAAATACTATTTTGTTTTTTGCAAAGACGACCTGATGCTACAGCGACAGGCCGATGGCACTTATACCATTCCATTTGAAGAAGAACCACCCATTGAAGTAAAACCCTGGACCACGATTCTCAACATCACGCCATTAAGTGATATCGAGGTCAAAGCCTATAGCATCGACACCCCCATCACCAATCATCCCACATACGAGATGTGTCCCCTACGCCAGAGCTACTACAAGCTGCCCTACCCCCTTTATCTGAAAGCAGGAAAATGCGCAGAACTACTCTATTGGGACCGCAACACCAAGTTTTGCGGCATGTGTGGCGGACACATGCACTTCCATACCGACATCAGCAAGCGTTGCGAGGTATGTGGTAAGGAAGTGTGGCCCCAACTGGCCACAGCAGTCATCGTACTCATTCGCAAAGGGAAGGACGAGATTCTCCTGGCTCGAGGTCGCAATTTCCGTAGCGACTTCTACGGACTTATTGCTGGCTTCGTCGAGACAGGCGAGACCTTGGAAGAAGCCGTCCAGCGCGAAGTAATGGAAGAAACTGGCATTAAGATAAAGAATATCCGTTACTTCGACTCACAGCCTTGGCCCTATCCCAGCGGACTGATGGTTGGCTTCACAGCCGACTATGAGAGCGGTGACATTCACGTACAACTCGAGGAGCTACAAAAAGCAGGTTGGTTCCATCGTACCAACCTGCCTAAACTTCCTGAGAAACTCAGTATCGCCCGCCGTCTCATAGATCATTGGCTGGACGAAGACTTATCCTAA
- a CDS encoding sugar transferase, protein MIGVVYLGNNPQTEERLRYLPGRDVKFTKSHFEAAEESKSHNNGDHFILFLEKGNLTDDIAAITYLRKVCSSIYIILLTSPLDPEERKAYQQSGINDTLDINAPVTLINKKLQFIEERESVLFDTNISKRRVLQFKIPIWKRTFDIIFSILAIIITSPIMIATVIAIKLESKGPALFKSKRVGTNYKVFEFLKFRSMYTDAEKRLKELSASQNQYGKNTEDNDDAVFTTNSQQEQVEEPKDMDMDIEMMIGDEEVMLIGDDFVVSESDFSKKKEEEINNAFVKIENDPRVTKVGRFIRKYSIDELPQFFNILKGDMSIVGNRPLPLYEAEKLTIDSSIDRFVAPAGLTGLWQVEERGKGGKMSAEERKQLDILYAQTYNFGMDMKILFRTLFAFVQKENV, encoded by the coding sequence ATGATAGGTGTCGTATATTTAGGAAATAATCCCCAGACAGAAGAGCGTTTAAGGTATCTGCCTGGCAGAGATGTCAAATTCACGAAAAGTCATTTTGAGGCCGCAGAGGAAAGTAAGTCTCATAATAACGGCGACCACTTTATACTTTTCTTGGAGAAAGGTAATCTCACTGACGATATTGCTGCAATAACCTACTTACGAAAGGTTTGCAGCAGCATCTATATTATCCTATTGACAAGTCCGTTAGACCCTGAGGAGCGCAAGGCTTATCAGCAAAGCGGCATTAACGACACACTCGACATCAACGCACCTGTTACGCTCATCAACAAGAAATTACAATTCATCGAAGAACGTGAGTCAGTTCTTTTCGACACCAATATCTCGAAAAGACGCGTCCTCCAGTTTAAGATACCCATTTGGAAGCGCACGTTCGACATCATCTTCTCTATTTTAGCCATTATTATCACGTCTCCCATCATGATAGCAACAGTTATTGCCATCAAGTTGGAGAGCAAAGGCCCTGCCCTATTCAAGTCAAAGCGCGTTGGAACCAACTACAAGGTATTCGAGTTCTTGAAGTTCCGTTCCATGTATACAGATGCAGAAAAACGCCTGAAGGAGTTGAGTGCATCCCAAAATCAGTATGGCAAGAATACTGAGGATAACGACGATGCCGTCTTCACCACCAATTCTCAGCAAGAACAAGTCGAAGAGCCCAAGGACATGGACATGGATATCGAAATGATGATTGGCGACGAAGAAGTGATGCTGATTGGCGACGACTTTGTGGTATCTGAGAGTGATTTCAGCAAAAAGAAGGAAGAAGAGATTAACAACGCATTCGTCAAAATTGAGAACGACCCCCGTGTCACAAAGGTTGGTCGTTTCATTCGCAAATATAGCATTGACGAACTCCCTCAGTTCTTCAATATTCTGAAAGGCGACATGTCCATCGTGGGCAACCGTCCCCTCCCCCTTTACGAAGCCGAGAAACTCACCATCGACTCCAGCATCGACCGTTTTGTGGCCCCTGCTGGACTCACAGGTCTTTGGCAGGTAGAGGAAAGAGGTAAGGGTGGCAAGATGTCGGCAGAAGAACGCAAGCAACTTGATATCCTGTACGCGCAGACATATAACTTCGGAATGGACATGAAGATTCTTTTCCGTACCCTCTTTGCGTTTGTACAAAAGGAAAATGTCTAA
- a CDS encoding response regulator transcription factor has product MKKKILILDDKETIAKVLSIYLMSDYDVQWLPDGLQGVKWLQAGNTPDLIISDIRMPGMRGDDFLEWIKQNELFRHIPVIMLSSEDSTSERIRLLEIGAEDYIVKPFNPMELKIRVKKILPN; this is encoded by the coding sequence ATGAAAAAGAAGATTCTAATACTGGACGACAAAGAGACCATTGCAAAGGTTCTCTCTATTTATTTAATGAGCGACTACGATGTACAGTGGCTCCCCGACGGCTTGCAAGGTGTCAAATGGCTTCAGGCTGGCAACACGCCCGATCTGATTATCTCAGACATCCGTATGCCAGGCATGCGTGGTGACGACTTCTTGGAATGGATCAAGCAGAACGAGTTATTCCGCCACATTCCCGTCATTATGCTGTCCAGCGAAGACTCAACCAGCGAACGCATTCGTCTTCTGGAGATTGGTGCCGAGGACTATATTGTGAAACCCTTCAACCCCATGGAACTTAAGATTCGCGTTAAAAAGATTCTGCCGAATTAA
- the rfbC gene encoding dTDP-4-dehydrorhamnose 3,5-epimerase: MEFKKTSIDGVYVIEPRIFTDARGYFFEAWKQAEFEEHIGKVNFVQDNESKSSRGVLRGLHYQKGDYSQAKLVRVIKGCVLDVAVDIRKSSPTFGQHVMVELSGENKRQFFIPRGFAHGFLVLSDEAIFTYKVDNVYAPQADAGIRWNDPALGINWPIDPKEVLTSEKDLKQPLLKDAECFE, encoded by the coding sequence ATGGAATTTAAGAAAACCTCAATCGATGGGGTATATGTTATTGAACCTCGGATATTTACAGATGCGCGAGGATATTTCTTTGAGGCTTGGAAACAGGCTGAATTTGAAGAACATATTGGTAAAGTGAATTTTGTTCAGGATAATGAGTCTAAGTCTTCGCGTGGTGTGCTTCGTGGACTTCATTATCAAAAAGGTGATTATTCGCAGGCCAAATTGGTGCGCGTTATCAAGGGCTGTGTCTTGGACGTGGCTGTCGACATCCGAAAGAGTTCGCCTACTTTTGGTCAGCACGTGATGGTGGAACTGAGTGGTGAGAATAAACGCCAGTTCTTTATTCCACGTGGTTTTGCGCATGGTTTCCTTGTGTTGAGCGATGAGGCTATCTTTACCTATAAGGTTGACAATGTGTATGCACCGCAGGCTGATGCTGGCATCCGTTGGAATGATCCTGCGCTGGGCATCAACTGGCCTATTGATCCGAAGGAGGTGCTGACCAGCGAGAAGGATTTAAAGCAGCCCTTGTTGAAGGATGCAGAATGTTTTGAATAA
- a CDS encoding bifunctional UDP-sugar hydrolase/5'-nucleotidase, with amino-acid sequence MKNYLIAATCLIFATMQTATAQTKTVNLQFIETSDVHGCFFPYNFTTGKPTDGSMARIHHYVEQQRQEMGKNVLLLDNGDILQGQPCCYWSNYVMTNEPNIAARVVNYMQYDVQTIGNHDVEPGHAVYDKWINEVNCPVLGANVINKQTGLPYLKPYTMFVRDGVKIAIIGLLTPTIPCWLNEKQFEGLTFENMVTSAKKWVKHVQEVEHADLIIGLFHSGKDGGLILDGNEEDASARIAHEVPGFDIIFYGHDHTVHNDWITNTKGQKVSTLDPANNALNVAVAHVKMTYENGQLKQKNINGNIVSVRKEPIDEAMTSYFASDIERIKSYVNRRIGRFENSISTRDGFFGNSAFIDFIHTLQLQLTGADISFNAPLALDSKIEAGDITVADMFKLYRYENQLYVLNMTGREIKGHLEESYDRWVNTMKSPDDHLLLLSEQSKGDQQRLGFKNLTFNFDSAAGIDYIVDVTKPDGQKVQILKMSNGEPFYEDKTYKVVMNSYRGNGGGDLITKGAGIPQDQLNKRIIYQSPLDLRHYLMQEIERQGTMTPQAGHNWKFIPEEWTIPAAKRDYKQIFKE; translated from the coding sequence ATGAAAAATTATCTTATAGCAGCAACATGCCTCATCTTTGCAACCATGCAAACAGCTACGGCACAAACCAAGACTGTCAATCTGCAGTTTATTGAAACCAGCGATGTACACGGATGCTTTTTTCCCTATAATTTCACCACTGGCAAGCCCACGGACGGTTCCATGGCGCGCATTCACCATTATGTAGAACAGCAGCGCCAGGAGATGGGTAAAAATGTCTTATTACTGGACAATGGCGACATTCTTCAAGGTCAACCCTGCTGCTATTGGTCTAACTACGTAATGACCAACGAGCCCAATATCGCAGCCAGAGTCGTAAACTACATGCAATATGACGTTCAGACCATCGGAAACCATGACGTAGAACCCGGCCATGCCGTTTACGACAAATGGATAAACGAAGTAAACTGCCCTGTGTTAGGGGCCAACGTCATTAACAAGCAGACAGGTCTTCCATACCTCAAGCCCTACACTATGTTTGTACGCGATGGCGTCAAAATTGCTATCATCGGTCTGCTAACTCCCACTATTCCATGCTGGCTGAACGAGAAGCAGTTTGAAGGTCTCACCTTTGAGAACATGGTAACCAGTGCAAAAAAATGGGTAAAGCACGTACAGGAAGTAGAGCACGCCGACCTTATCATCGGACTTTTCCACAGTGGGAAGGACGGAGGACTCATACTTGATGGCAACGAAGAAGATGCCTCAGCCCGTATAGCCCACGAAGTACCTGGTTTCGACATCATTTTCTACGGTCACGACCACACAGTCCACAACGATTGGATTACCAACACCAAAGGACAGAAAGTATCGACGCTCGACCCAGCCAACAACGCCCTTAACGTGGCAGTAGCGCATGTCAAGATGACCTACGAGAATGGTCAACTCAAACAAAAAAACATCAATGGCAATATCGTCAGTGTGAGAAAAGAACCCATTGACGAAGCCATGACCAGCTATTTTGCCTCAGACATAGAGCGAATAAAATCGTATGTCAATCGCCGTATCGGCAGATTCGAGAACAGCATCAGCACACGCGATGGCTTCTTTGGCAATTCAGCCTTTATTGATTTCATCCACACGCTTCAACTCCAGCTAACCGGAGCCGACATTTCATTCAATGCCCCATTGGCATTAGACAGCAAAATTGAGGCTGGCGACATCACCGTAGCCGATATGTTTAAGTTATACCGTTATGAGAACCAGCTTTATGTACTCAACATGACAGGACGCGAGATCAAGGGCCACTTGGAAGAGAGCTACGACCGTTGGGTAAACACCATGAAAAGTCCAGACGACCACCTCTTATTGCTCAGCGAACAATCGAAAGGCGACCAACAACGCCTTGGTTTTAAAAACCTTACGTTCAACTTCGACTCAGCAGCAGGCATTGACTATATAGTTGACGTCACCAAACCAGATGGTCAGAAAGTACAGATTCTCAAGATGTCAAATGGTGAGCCTTTCTACGAAGACAAGACATACAAAGTAGTGATGAACAGCTATCGTGGTAACGGTGGCGGCGACCTCATCACCAAAGGCGCCGGCATTCCCCAAGACCAGCTCAACAAAAGAATTATCTACCAATCCCCACTTGACCTTCGCCATTACCTCATGCAGGAAATTGAACGTCAAGGTACCATGACACCCCAAGCAGGCCACAATTGGAAGTTCATCCCAGAAGAATGGACGATACCTGCAGCCAAGCGAGACTACAAACAAATTTTCAAAGAATAA
- the kdsB gene encoding 3-deoxy-manno-octulosonate cytidylyltransferase: MKFIGIIPARYASTRFPGKPLAVLGGKPVIQRVYEQVVSVLGEAYVATDDERIFQAVEQFGGKAVMTRNDHKSGTDRIEEAAQKLHTTADVIINVQGDEPFIQKSQLETVKHLFDDPQTQIATLGKPFETMEAVENPNSPKIVTDINGYALYFSRSIIPYIRGKEQSEWLQNFPFLKHIGLYAYRRNVLSEITKLPQSPLELAESLEQLRWLQNGYRIKVGLTDVETVGIDTPEDLQRAEQFILAASV; the protein is encoded by the coding sequence ATGAAGTTTATTGGAATCATTCCCGCGCGTTATGCATCAACGCGTTTCCCAGGCAAGCCCTTGGCTGTTTTAGGAGGCAAGCCTGTCATTCAGAGAGTATATGAGCAAGTAGTAAGTGTACTAGGCGAAGCCTATGTCGCCACCGACGACGAACGCATATTCCAAGCCGTTGAGCAGTTTGGCGGCAAAGCTGTCATGACGCGTAACGACCACAAAAGTGGTACCGACCGAATTGAAGAAGCAGCCCAGAAACTACACACCACCGCAGATGTGATTATCAACGTTCAAGGCGACGAACCCTTCATTCAGAAGAGTCAGTTAGAGACCGTCAAGCACCTTTTTGACGACCCACAAACCCAGATTGCCACATTGGGAAAACCTTTCGAGACTATGGAGGCCGTCGAGAATCCCAACTCCCCCAAGATTGTTACAGACATCAATGGCTACGCCCTTTATTTCAGTCGCAGTATCATTCCTTATATTAGAGGTAAGGAACAATCGGAGTGGCTTCAGAACTTCCCATTTCTCAAGCACATCGGTCTTTATGCCTACCGCCGCAACGTACTATCAGAAATCACAAAACTGCCCCAGAGTCCACTGGAATTAGCAGAGAGTCTGGAGCAGTTGCGTTGGCTGCAGAACGGCTATCGCATTAAGGTTGGCCTCACAGATGTTGAAACCGTAGGCATCGACACTCCCGAAGACCTTCAGCGTGCCGAGCAGTTTATCCTTGCTGCATCTGTCTAA
- a CDS encoding DUF4738 domain-containing protein codes for MKILGQLFFLVLLFASCGWQSGSTDTSRPEENLEAKAMLQGIWIEDETDEVSFRAKGDTIYYPDSTSLPAYFMIVNDSLWLGDGRYAIVKQTEHLFLLQNQNGDEVRYRRSESEDDSLAFVSRRPEILTVTEVLKMDSVVSFGAERYHWYIAVNPTRYRVVKTAYNSEGVGVDNVYYDNIIHLSLYNGSRSLFSRDFKKQMFSDMIPNEFLEQAILGNMQYDHIDAHGCHFNATLCIPDGASCYLVDVLIAKDGKLSMTLLEY; via the coding sequence ATGAAAATACTTGGTCAACTGTTTTTTCTTGTTTTGTTATTCGCTTCTTGTGGATGGCAGTCGGGGTCTACAGATACTTCTCGACCTGAGGAGAATCTGGAGGCAAAAGCCATGTTGCAGGGAATTTGGATAGAAGATGAGACTGACGAAGTATCGTTTCGCGCAAAGGGAGATACTATTTACTATCCTGATTCGACAAGTTTGCCTGCTTATTTCATGATTGTGAACGATTCGCTCTGGTTGGGTGATGGCCGTTATGCTATTGTGAAACAAACAGAGCACTTGTTCTTGCTGCAGAATCAGAATGGTGATGAGGTGAGGTACAGAAGAAGTGAGTCGGAGGATGATTCACTGGCGTTTGTGAGTCGCCGACCAGAAATCCTGACGGTGACAGAGGTGCTGAAGATGGATTCTGTGGTGTCGTTTGGCGCTGAGCGCTATCATTGGTATATTGCTGTAAATCCAACAAGGTATCGTGTGGTAAAAACTGCTTATAATAGTGAGGGAGTAGGGGTGGACAATGTCTATTACGACAATATTATTCACCTTAGTCTTTATAATGGCTCGCGAAGTTTGTTCTCACGTGATTTTAAGAAGCAGATGTTCTCCGACATGATTCCAAACGAGTTTTTGGAACAGGCGATATTGGGCAATATGCAATATGACCATATAGATGCTCATGGCTGCCACTTTAATGCTACGCTGTGCATTCCTGATGGCGCCAGTTGCTATCTGGTGGATGTTCTTATTGCAAAGGATGGAAAATTGTCAATGACTTTGTTGGAATATTAG
- a CDS encoding xylulokinase translates to MARYLLGFDVGSSSVKASLVNAENGKCVSSAFFPEKEAPIMAVKAGWAEQDPESWWKYAKQSLQKIMADSGVKGDEIAAIGISYQMHGLVCVDKNLQALRPSIIWCDSRAVPYGEKAFKDLGSEKCLSHLLNSPGNFTAAKLAWVKENEPDLYRNIYKVMLPGDYLAMRLSGTANTTVSGLSEGMFWDFKNNDVAQFLLDYYGFDRSLIADIVPTFSEQCVVSEAAAKELGLKAGTPITYRGGDQPNNALSLNVLNPGEIAATAGTSGVVYGVLGDVNYDPKSRVNTFAHVNHTADQTRLGVLLCINGTGILNAWVHRNITPGIGYAEMNDLAAQAPIGSEGVTIVPFGNGAERVLENKEIGCSINGLNFNKHSQAHLVRAAQEGIVFSFCYGMEIMQQMGMDIKKIHAGKANMFLSPLFRDTLAGVSGATIELYDTDGSVGAAKGAGMGAGIYKDNNEAFATLEKLQVIEPDEKHRADYAAAYAAWKETLKKNQ, encoded by the coding sequence ATGGCAAGATATCTTTTAGGTTTTGATGTAGGCAGCTCGTCTGTCAAAGCATCTTTGGTCAATGCCGAAAATGGCAAGTGTGTGTCTTCTGCCTTCTTCCCAGAGAAGGAGGCACCCATCATGGCTGTGAAGGCTGGTTGGGCTGAGCAGGACCCAGAATCGTGGTGGAAATACGCTAAGCAGTCGTTGCAGAAGATTATGGCTGACAGTGGCGTGAAAGGTGATGAGATTGCCGCTATTGGTATCTCATACCAGATGCACGGACTGGTTTGCGTGGATAAGAATTTGCAGGCTCTTCGTCCTTCAATTATCTGGTGCGACTCTCGTGCAGTGCCTTACGGCGAGAAGGCTTTTAAGGATTTAGGTTCTGAGAAATGTCTGTCGCATTTGCTGAACTCGCCTGGTAACTTTACCGCTGCTAAACTGGCATGGGTGAAGGAGAATGAGCCCGACTTGTATCGTAATATATATAAGGTGATGTTGCCTGGTGATTATCTGGCAATGCGCTTGTCTGGGACTGCAAACACTACGGTGAGCGGATTGTCTGAGGGTATGTTCTGGGATTTCAAAAACAATGATGTGGCTCAGTTCTTGTTGGATTATTATGGCTTTGACCGTTCGCTGATTGCTGACATCGTGCCTACTTTCAGTGAGCAGTGTGTTGTTTCTGAGGCTGCTGCCAAGGAATTGGGACTGAAAGCTGGTACGCCTATTACATATCGTGGTGGTGATCAGCCTAACAATGCGCTGTCGCTCAACGTGTTGAATCCTGGTGAGATTGCTGCTACAGCTGGTACATCGGGTGTGGTTTATGGCGTTTTGGGTGATGTAAACTATGATCCTAAGAGCCGCGTAAATACCTTCGCTCATGTGAATCATACGGCCGACCAGACACGTCTGGGTGTGCTGTTGTGTATCAATGGTACTGGTATCCTGAATGCATGGGTTCACAGAAATATTACACCTGGCATCGGATACGCCGAGATGAACGATTTGGCTGCACAGGCTCCTATTGGTAGCGAGGGCGTGACTATCGTTCCGTTCGGTAATGGTGCTGAGCGTGTGTTGGAGAATAAGGAGATTGGTTGCTCAATCAATGGACTGAACTTTAATAAGCACTCTCAAGCTCACTTGGTGCGCGCAGCTCAGGAGGGTATCGTATTCTCGTTCTGCTATGGTATGGAGATTATGCAGCAAATGGGTATGGATATCAAGAAGATTCATGCTGGTAAGGCTAACATGTTCTTGAGTCCGCTGTTCCGTGATACACTGGCTGGCGTTAGCGGTGCAACGATTGAACTTTATGATACGGATGGCTCAGTGGGTGCCGCTAAGGGTGCTGGTATGGGCGCTGGTATCTATAAAGACAACAACGAGGCTTTCGCTACGCTTGAGAAGTTGCAGGTGATTGAGCCCGATGAGAAGCATCGTGCTGATTATGCTGCTGCTTATGCCGCATGGAAAGAAACTTTGAAGAAAAACCAATAG
- a CDS encoding FHA domain-containing protein: protein MKRVRCPKCDNYITFDETKYTAGQSLVFQCTECGKQFGIRIGVSKLRDTQKVENNTQTTDCESQFGTITVIENVFHYKQVIPLQMGDNVIGRYQKGNPINTPFETVDPSVDLNHCTLNISRDKKGQLKYTLRDNNSNTGTFVDNVEIPPRERRVIENGTLFTIGATSIILKTTEEE from the coding sequence ATGAAGCGAGTACGCTGTCCCAAATGTGACAATTACATCACATTCGACGAAACAAAATACACGGCAGGTCAGTCGTTAGTTTTTCAGTGCACCGAATGCGGCAAGCAGTTTGGTATCCGCATTGGCGTATCGAAGTTGCGCGACACCCAAAAAGTTGAGAACAACACACAAACTACCGACTGCGAATCACAGTTCGGCACAATCACTGTTATTGAGAACGTGTTCCATTACAAGCAGGTTATCCCCCTCCAGATGGGCGATAACGTCATTGGCCGTTACCAGAAGGGCAACCCCATCAACACACCTTTCGAGACCGTTGACCCCAGCGTCGACCTCAACCACTGCACACTCAACATCAGCCGTGACAAGAAAGGCCAGCTAAAGTACACACTTCGCGACAACAACAGCAACACTGGCACCTTTGTCGACAATGTAGAGATACCACCACGCGAAAGACGCGTCATTGAGAATGGCACCCTCTTTACTATTGGTGCCACTAGTATTATCTTAAAGACAACAGAAGAGGAATAA
- a CDS encoding SPOR domain-containing protein — MIELERHIEILLLSNDCVIVPDLGGFMAHHVEARYDVEDGTFLPPLRTLGFNPQLKMNDSLLVQSYIEAYDISYPEALRRIEAEVAEIRQHLETDGQFELNDIGILRLNEEGHITFEPCEAGILTPNLYGLSSFEMPFIAAKEEKEQPTEQEKPAEVISLNSVPKEESITIKMSWLRNIAAVAAAVVAFLMISSPISNSDINTQVQQSAFFPIGSLHTKATTDIKSLPAAAKQVTPTDSTSSDIVTVSKEEAKPIVPTYCIVLASQVNRQNAMDFISQLNKQGYEEVRLLETKILRVVYGTYNSEDEAQNVLRTLRSQSKHFAEAWIMEVKQ, encoded by the coding sequence GTGATTGAACTTGAAAGACATATAGAGATTTTGTTGCTCAGCAACGATTGCGTCATCGTCCCCGATTTAGGTGGTTTCATGGCGCATCATGTTGAGGCACGTTATGACGTAGAAGACGGAACCTTCCTGCCTCCTCTGCGCACATTGGGATTCAATCCACAACTCAAGATGAACGACTCACTTCTTGTACAGTCGTACATCGAGGCCTACGACATCAGTTATCCAGAAGCCTTACGCCGCATTGAAGCTGAGGTTGCTGAAATCCGTCAGCACTTGGAGACCGATGGCCAATTTGAATTAAATGACATCGGTATTCTTCGCTTGAACGAAGAAGGACATATCACCTTTGAACCATGTGAAGCAGGCATTCTAACCCCTAATCTCTATGGATTAAGTTCGTTCGAGATGCCGTTTATCGCCGCAAAAGAAGAAAAAGAGCAGCCCACAGAACAGGAAAAGCCAGCTGAGGTTATTTCGCTCAACAGTGTTCCTAAAGAAGAAAGTATCACTATCAAGATGTCATGGCTTCGCAACATAGCTGCCGTCGCAGCAGCAGTTGTTGCATTCCTCATGATTAGTTCACCCATATCAAATAGTGACATAAACACCCAGGTTCAGCAAAGCGCCTTCTTCCCTATTGGCTCACTGCACACTAAGGCAACGACTGACATAAAGTCTCTTCCTGCAGCCGCCAAACAAGTTACACCTACTGACAGTACGTCATCTGACATCGTAACTGTTTCTAAAGAAGAAGCGAAGCCCATTGTCCCCACATATTGCATCGTACTGGCTAGTCAAGTCAACAGACAGAACGCCATGGACTTTATTAGCCAGCTCAACAAGCAAGGTTATGAGGAAGTTCGCTTGTTGGAGACAAAGATTCTTCGTGTGGTCTATGGCACCTACAACTCTGAAGATGAAGCCCAGAATGTTCTACGCACACTGCGTTCGCAGAGTAAACATTTTGCAGAGGCTTGGATTATGGAAGTAAAACAGTAA
- a CDS encoding DnaJ domain-containing protein: MAFIDYYKILGVDKTIPQKDVKKAYLKRAKQFHPDLHPDDQKAKAKFQALNEAYDVIGDPEKRRKYDQYGEQWKQADAFDAGGFGGFSGGNARGGSPFEGFDFSGFSNGGGTGGFSSFFENLFGGGAASRGGFGRRQQPVDTQANVSIDMYTALLGGDVIVTTQDGRKLKLRIKPGTQPGSKVRLRGKGQNGTDLIITYNVTLPASLSPRQQDLLRQMQQG, translated from the coding sequence ATGGCATTCATTGACTATTACAAGATTTTGGGCGTCGATAAGACGATTCCGCAGAAGGATGTGAAGAAGGCTTACCTGAAAAGGGCTAAGCAGTTTCATCCTGATTTGCATCCTGACGACCAAAAAGCTAAAGCAAAGTTCCAGGCTCTGAACGAAGCCTATGATGTGATAGGTGATCCGGAAAAACGAAGAAAATACGACCAGTACGGAGAGCAATGGAAGCAGGCTGATGCTTTTGACGCTGGTGGCTTTGGTGGCTTCTCAGGAGGCAATGCCCGTGGTGGCTCTCCGTTTGAAGGTTTCGATTTTTCGGGCTTTTCAAATGGAGGTGGAACTGGTGGCTTTAGCTCGTTCTTTGAAAACCTCTTTGGCGGAGGTGCTGCAAGCAGAGGCGGGTTTGGTAGACGTCAGCAACCGGTTGATACCCAAGCAAATGTTAGTATTGATATGTATACTGCTTTGTTGGGTGGCGACGTGATTGTGACAACCCAAGATGGAAGGAAACTGAAGTTAAGAATAAAGCCTGGCACACAGCCAGGCTCTAAGGTTCGTTTGCGTGGTAAGGGACAAAATGGTACTGACTTGATTATTACGTATAACGTTACTCTGCCTGCCAGTCTGTCACCACGTCAACAGGATTTGCTTAGACAGATGCAGCAAGGATAA